The following are encoded in a window of Dama dama isolate Ldn47 chromosome 17, ASM3311817v1, whole genome shotgun sequence genomic DNA:
- the LOC133071842 gene encoding uncharacterized protein LOC133071842, which yields MGKAGEKDRVAKAAARHRLRYLRAAFKAALLSSTHCKRPSSAWVTSGALELAAGETSSHRQTLPRRESEGASRGARERAARRRLRPAPAALASPQPAEVQAPRAQPYADGGGWWWWRRRRLLPQTVVKKGGRERRRVMGAPWLPGAGGICRAFRTLARSSGVYRATESPLPTAAFPLPHFPPPRKRRGKPPGVGKVLEGDGLLRTAAAESGAAPGFERRRDVGGRTPTVAVGTGFKAWEKFLHFEKKGPLVGGCRGETEGLRPAPPPGGCSCFFHLCHQVSAAEPRRIRETRGADTRTHTGLQLAASWGLLGLADPTDPTAISPPSGTPREDLGGGHLQLGLSTLFLAGLPAIPYSVLAGALILNLASWISFAVVVTSGCSCLLWRLHWNWICRGGRWNRITSVPRTTGPCIFTIFISRCKLQVSYRQVDICQTDDARSAPRCSGVSL from the exons TTCAAAGCAGCCCTCTTGTCCTCCACCCACTGCAAACGACCGTCTTCAGCCTGGGTTACCTCTGGGGCCCTAGAGCTCGCAGCTGGGGAAACCTCCTCCCACCGCCAAACTTTGCCGCGGCGTGAGAGCGAGGGCGCGAGCCGGGGTGCCCGGGAAcgcgccgcccgccgccgcctccgcccgGCGCCTGCAGCCCTGGCCTCACCTCAGCCGGCCGAGGTGCAGGCTCCCCGCGCTCAGCCA TACGCGGACGGCGGAGGCTGGtggtggtggcggcggcggcggctgctgccGCAGACGGTGGTTAAAAAAGGCGGCAGGGAGCGGCGGCGAGTGATGGGAGCTCCGTGGCTCCCGGGCGCAGGCGGGATCTGCCGAGCTTTCCGG ACACTTGCCAGGAGCTCGGGAGTCTACAGAGCCACCGAGTCCCCGCTCCCTACCGCCGCCTTCCCTcttccccacttccctccccccAGAAAGAGGCGCGGAAAGCCACCTGGAGTAGGGAAGGTGCTGGAAGGAGACGGGCTGCTCCGGACTGCGGCCGCCGAGTCAGGTGCAGCGCCCGGATTCGAGCGGCGTCGCGACGTCGGCGGGAGGACTCCCACCGTAGCTGTGGGGACTGGATTCAAAGCCTGGGAAAAGTTCCTGCACTTTGAGAAGAAGGGCCCGCTTGTGGGCGGCTGTCGGGGGGAGACCGAGGGGCTGCGCCCCGCCCCCCCTCCAGGAGGCTGCTCTTGTTTCTTCCACCTCTGCCATCAGGTGTCTGCTGCGGAGCCGCGGCGTATCCGGGAGACGCGAGGGGCtgacacacgcacgcacacaggaCTGCAGTTAGCTGCCTCCTGGGGTCTCCTCGGATTAGCAGATCCCACCGACCCAACTGCCATCTCTCCGCCCTCCGGAACACCCCGGGAAGACCTGGGAGGCGGACACCTCCAGCTTGGCCTTTCCACACTCTTTCTGGCCGGCCTGCCAGCCATTCCCTACTCAGTCTTAGCAGGAGCTCTCATCCTCAACTTGGCCTCTTGGATTTCCTTTGCCGTGGTCGTGACTAGTGGATGTTCCTGCCTGCTGTGGCG TCTTCACTGGAATTGGATTTGCAGAGGGGGTCGGTGGAATCGGATCACCTCAGTTCCACGCACAACTGGCCCCTGCATCTTCACGATCTTCATCAGCCGTTGCAAGCTTCAGGTCTCTTACCGCCAAGTTGATATTTGCCAGACAGACGACGCGCGATCCGCTCCCCGCTGCTCTGGGGTCTCCCTGTAG